DNA sequence from the Treponema sp. OMZ 838 genome:
TGGAGAACGTTGTCCGATGATGAACAGCGGTTATTTTCATTATTGCTGGATGAAAAAGAGGCGCTGCAGAATCAACTGTGGGCTGCGCAGGCGGGAGATATTTTGTCGGAATTGTGCGGTTCTGTTGATATGCAGCCTTGTGCTGAAGATTTGGGTGCGAAACCTGCCGCGTTGCCGGAGGTTCTTGAAAAATTGCATATCTTGAGCTTGCGGGTATTTCGCTGGGAACGTGAATGGAAAAAAAATGGAGCGCCTTTTATCCCGCTGCAAGATTATCCGAAAGCAGCGGTTGCGGTAACTTCCGTGCACGATTCTTCCACACTGCGGGAATGGTGGGAGCAAGAATTGTCTTATGCGGACATGCTTTCATTCTTTGATGCGTTACATATTGGCGGCAAGATGCAGAAAGCGCTTTGTCCTATTGAAGGGGAAAAACCTGCCTACACGGCGGACTTAGCTGTGGCGTTATTGAGCGCCTTTGTTAAAGTACCCTCGGTGTTTGCCCTCTTTCCTATACAAGATTGGTTGGGAGTCATAATCGACGAATTGCCGGAAAGTAAGGCGTGTGAGGAGCGGATTAACGTACCGGGTACTGTCAGCAAGTCGAACTGGACATATCGATTACCGCTCCCCATAGAAGCTTTGAGCAAGAATAAAGAATTGATAAAACGATTACGGAATATCACCTCATTACGGCATACCGAACTGACCGATTAAATTTAACGGTTTGATGATTCGGCAATGGTGAAAAAGAGGTTTATGAGAGGTTTACTATGCGTGTATTAGTTATCGGCGGGGCTGGGTATATCGGCAGTCATGTAGTAAAAGCAATGCTCGAAGCCGGCCATTCGGTTACGGTATTCGACAATTTATCGACGGGACAATTGTGCAATATTTTTCCGGGTACGGAGTTTATTGCAGGCGATACTCGTCACAGTGATGACATTGATGCGGCTTTTGCCCGCGGTTTTGACGGGGCTGTGTACCTTGCTGCATTTAAGGCGGTAGGGGAGTCGATGGCAGCCCCTGAAAAATATTCTATTAATAATATTTCGGCGACGATGAATATTTTAAATGCGGCGGTTAAACACGGTTGTCTCCGTTTTGTCTTTTCGTCCTCGGCAGCCGTTTACGGTTCCCCGGAATATCTTCCGATTGACGAAAAACACCCGAAGAATCCCGAAAGCTATTATGGGTTTACCAAGCTTAAAACCGAAGAATTTTTGCAATGGTACGACCGGTTAAAAGGACTCAAATTTGCATCGCTGCGGTATTTTAATGCAGCGGGCTACGATCCGAAGGGGGCTGTTAAGGGTCTTGAGCGGAATCCGCAGAACCTCCTGCCGATCATTATGGAGGTCGCAGCCGGTATGCGGAAGGAGCTTCAGATTTTCGGAAATGATTATCCGACACGCGACGGGACTTGTATCCGTGACTATGTCCATGTCAGCGACCTTGCGAAAGCTCATACCGATGCACTGCATTATATCGATAAGAAAAACAGTAGTCTTATCGTAAATCTCGGCAGCGAAGTTGGAATTACCGTCAGCGAAATGCTTACCGCCGCCCGCACTATTACCGGAAAGGCGATACCTGCGCGCTTTGTCGGCCGCCGTGCCGGAGACCCTGCCGAGCTTTATGCAACATCTCAGCATGCCCGTGAAACGATAGGCTGGAATCCTCAGTATTCTGATGTAAAAACTTTGATTGAATCAACGTGGGATATGTATAAAAATCTTTAAATACGGGGCAGCTCTTTTGCTTGTAAAGCAGAGAAAAATATAGCCATATATGAAAAGAAAACCTCTCAGAAGAATGCTTCCGAGAGGTTTTTAAATTAAGTTTGCAGAAAATTAAGAAAAGAACTTTTCAAGTTCGTTCATATCGGTAGTCTTTAACAAATCCTTCCCGTCTTCATCAAGTACGACAACCATCGGAGCTGCAGATACGCCATGTGCGCTCATAAAGCTTTTTCCTTCATCAGATGCAGCATCCATAACCTTCTTATCGACATCAGGCAGCCCATTGCAGTATGTCTTTAGTTTTTCACTTACATCGTCTCCTGCTGTTAATACATTTACAAGCATAAAACCTCCTCATGCTTTGTTAGTTTAAGTGCATTTGCTCCAGTCGTGTACACTATTCGGTTAAAATACGGATAATATCGGACTTGTCAGTTGCATTCAGTATTTCTTGCCGTTTTTCAGCACTCTTGAACAGCAGACTGACTTCTGCCAAGAATTGCAAGTGCGGTCCTGTTTTGTCAATCGGGGAAAGTGTCATAATAAAAATACGGCATGGCTCTTGATCCAGCGAATCAAAATCAACCGGATGATCCGAAATACCAATACAGGCAACAAGATCGCTAACCGAATCAGTTTTTCCGTGCGGGATTGCAATACCATGCTTCATTCCCGTAGACATTTTTCGTTCACGATCTAACACGCAGGCTCGGGCAACGGCTTTATCTTTTACTTTTCCTGCCTGAACAAGCATGTCAAGTAATTCATCAATAATTTCCTCTTTAGAGGTTCCTTTTAAATGGAGATTGACAGTTTCAGGTGTCAAAACGGTTTTCAAGTTCATATATTTAGTGTACGGGACTTTGTCGGAAAAGTCAAGGATTTTGTTTTGTATTTTTATATCTTGGCTCGCATCTAAAACATTCTCTTAAAAAGCACTTGCCCAATTTATCTAAAAACTATATACTCATACCGTTTTTGGGGAATTAGCTCAGTTGGTAGAGCGATTGGTTCGCAATCAATAGGTCAGGGGTTCGAATCCCCTATTCTCCATAGATTTTAATCCTTTTTGTATATAGACTTGTCAAACTATTGTTTTTTAGAGCCATGTTAAAGTCCTATGCGTGCAGTGTTGTCTTTTTAACAAGTTGAAAATTATAAATAAATATGAAAGCAAAAAATAAAGAAAAGATGCTTGACAGGAAGAAGTGATTTGTGCTAGTATCGCTGCCGTTGCATTTAATCCCTGCCGGGGGGGGGGGTGGGTGAGGAGCAGCAAAGAATAAAAACGTTTAGATTTATCAATTTCTTCTATATATATTAGTTATTAGTAAATAATTCATGTAGGAGTTTTTCCCAAGACGGTATGCGGCTTGGTATGTCGGTTGTGTGTCTATACGGCATGGCTTTGCGTGCCTGCTGAAATGTTGTTATTCTTTTGTGTTTTTTTTGGCTCAATTACAGCTAAAAAAATAAATAAAAAAAAGAAAAAGGTGCTTGACAAGATTGAAGGTTTTGTGATACATTCTTTTTCGCTTGCGGCGCTCTAAAGCAGGGCTCCGATTAAGCAAACTGGTCTTTGAAATTAAAGGGAAGGGAAAGAAGAAAAAAGCCAAAGAGCAAAATCTTTGGTAAGGAAATAAGCGTAGAACAAAGAATCAAGAGAAAGAGGGTGTGCAGGGCAATGAATAATTGCTTTGCGTTATTATTTTCTTTCTCTTAAAGGTCAACGTTCCTAAAATAAAAGAAACGGGACTTGCTTTCAAAATTATTGATATCAGACGCCCTTCGGGGTGTTTGAAATAAAATAATGGAGAGTTTGATCCTGGCTCAGAACGAACGCTGGCGGCGCGTCTTAAGCATGCAAGTCGAACGGCAAGAGAGAAGCTTGCTTCTCTCCTAGAGTGGCGGACTGGTGAGGAACACGTGGGTAATCTACCCTTAAGATGGGGATAGCTGCTAGAAATAGCAGGTAATACCGAATACACTCGGCATTTCACAAGAGATGTTGAGGAAAGGAAGCTACGGCTTCGCTTGAGGATGAGCTTGCGTCCCATTAGCTAGTTGGTGAGGTAAAGGCCCACCAAGGCGACGATGGGTATCCGGCCTGAGAGGGTGATCGGACACATTGGGACTGAGATACGGCCCAAACTCCTACGGGAGGCAGCAGCTAAGAATATTCCGCAATGGACGGAAGTCTGACGGAGCGACGCCGCGTGGATGAAGAAGGCTGAAAAGTTGTAAAATCCTTTTGTTGATGAAGAATAAGGGTGAGAGGGAATGCTCATCTGATGACGGTAATCGACGAATAAGCCCCGGCTAATTACGTGCCAGCAGCCGCGGTAACACGTAAGGGGCGAGCGTTGTTCGGAATTATTGGGCGTAAAGGGCATGTAGGCGGTTGTGTAAGCCTGGTGTGAAATCCTGGGGCTTAACCCCAGAATAGCATTGGGTACTGCACAACTTGAATTACGGAAGGGAAACTGGAATTCCAAGTGTAGGGGTGGAATCTGTAGATATTTGGAAGAACACCGGTGGCGAAGGCGGGTTTCTGGCCGATAATTGACGCTGAGATGCGAAAGTGTGGGGATCGAACAGGATTAGATACCCTGGTAGTCCACACTGTAAACGATGTACACTAGGTGTTGGGGCAAGAGCTTCAGTGCCAAAGCAAACGCGATAAGTGTACCGCCTGGGGAGTATGCCCGCAAGGGTGAAACTCAAAGGAATTGACGGGGGCCCGCACAAGCGGTGGAGCATGTGGTTTAATTCGATGGTACGCGAGGAACCTTACCTGGGTTTGACATCTAGTAGAAGGTCTTAGAGATAAGGCCGGGTAGCAATACCCTGCTAGACAGGTGCTGCATGGCTGTCGTCAGCTCGTGCCGTGAGGTGTTGGGTTAAGTCCCGCAACGAGCGCAACCCCTACTGCCAGTTACTAACAGGTAAAGCTTGAGGACTCTGGCGGAACTGCCGATGACAAATCGGAGGAAGGTGGGGATGACGTCAAGTCATCATGGCCCTTATGTCCAGGGCTACACACGTGCTACAATGGTTGCTACAAAGCGAAGCGAGACCGTAAGGTGGAGCAAACCGCAAAAAAGCAATCGTAGTTCGGATTGAAGTCTGAAACTCGACTTCATGAAGTTGGAATCGCTAGTAATCGCGCATCAGCACGGCGCGGTGAATACGTTCCCGGGCCTTGTACACACCGCCCGTCACACCATCCGAGTTGGGGGTACCCGAAGTCGCTTGTCTAACCTGCAAAGGAGGACGGTGCCGAAGGTACGCTTGGTAAGGAGGGTGAAGTCGTAACAAGGTAGCCGTACCGGAAGGTGCGGCTGGATCACCTCCTTTCTTAGAGAAAGGTATAATACTAAATGCTTTGTTGGTTGTACACAAAGCTTCCGCTTATCTCCTCTTCTTTCCCTCTCTTTTTTTATATTATTGGTTTGTAGTAAGGGGATATAGCTCAGCTGGCTAGAGCGGCGGCTTTGCAAGCCGTAGGTCAGGGGTTCGAATCCCCTTATCTCCAAAAATCGTACAGTATAAATAATTTTACTGTATGAAGAGATCTTTGAAAAGCTAGGGAAGGGAAAGAAAGACTACTTAAAGGTGAGTTGCTTTGTTAGAAAAGTGATTAACTGGAGAGTAGGAGAAAATAAGGTGAAGAGAAAAGTTCTTGACGGTTGTCGAATAGACGATTGTTTTAAGAAGAGAACATAATATGGTCAAGCGAAGAATAGGTTTATGGTGGATGTCTTGGAGCCAACCGGCGAAGAAGGCCGTGATAAGCTGCGAAAAGCTTCGGGGGAGGAGCACATATCCTTTGATCCGGAGATTGCCGAATGGGGTAACCCGATAGGAGAGATTCTATCATTACGCTCTTGAATAAAATAGAGAGGTAAAGCGATACTGAGTGAACTGAACCATCTAAGTAACTCAAGGAAAAGACATCAAAAGAGATTCCGAAAGTAGTGGCGAGCGAAATTGGAAGAGCCCAAACCCGTTAAACGGGGGTTGTAGGGCTGCACGGGCTTACGTACAGCAAGTGATAAAGTGAATGTATAGTAGAAAGGTTTTGGGAAAGCCTGACAGAGAGGGTGAAATCCCCGTATACGAAATGCATTCATCTTGCCGGTGCAGTACCTGAGTACGGCGGGACACGAGAAATCCTGTCGGAATCCGGGTCGACCACGATCCAAGGCTAAATACGAGTTGGCTACCGATAGCGGACAAGTACCGTGAGGGAAAGATGAAAAGAACCCCGGTGAGGGGAGTGAAATAGAACCTGAAACCATAAACCAACAAGATGTTACAGCCCTTTATGGGTGGTAGCGTGCCTTTTGTAGAATGAGCCTGCGAGTTACGGTATGCAGCGAGGTTAAGGAATAGAAGTTCCGGAGCCGGAGGGAAACCGAGTCTGAATAGGGCGAAGTAAAGTTGCATGTCGTAGACCCGAAGCCAGAGTGATCTAGTCATGAGCAGGTTGAAGCAGCGGTAAAACGCTGTGGAGGACCGAACTACAATCTGTTAAAAAAGGTTTGGATGACTTGTGACTAGGAGTGAAAGGCTAAACAAACCTGGAAATAGCTGGTTCTCCCCGAAATGCCTTTAGGGACAGCCTTATACAAAATTACCGGAGGTAAAGCACTGGATGGACTAAGGGGGGCTTCACCGCCTACCAAACCCAATCAAACTCTGAATGCCGGTAATCAACGTATAGGAGTGAGACTGCGTGCGACAAGGTTCGTAGTCAAAAGGGAAACAGCCCAGACCGTCAGCTAAGGTCCCGAAATACTGCTTGAGTGTGAAATGAAGTGTGGATACAAAGACAGCCAGGAGGTTGGCTTAGAAGCAGCCATTCCTTAAAAGAGTGCGTAATAGCTCACTGGTCGAGTATACATGCGCAGATAATGTAACGGGGCTAAGCAGTATACCGAAGCTACGGGTCTTACACGATTTAAGTGTAAGGCGGTAGGGGAGCATTCCATGGACTGATGAAGGTGTACCTGAGAGGGGCACTGGAGGGGATGGAAGAGAGAATGCAGGTATAAGTACACGAAAAGAAAGGTGAGATTCCTTTCCGCCGAAAACCTAAGGTTTCCTGGGTAAAGGTCATCTGCCCAGGGTTAGTCGGCCCCTAAGGCGAGGGCGAAAGCCGTAGTCGATGGGAAATCGGTTCATATTCCGATACCTTTTATAATTTCGATGGCAGGACGCATGAGGCGACCCCCGGCCGGAGAACGGTTGTTCCGGTCGAAGCTTTCAAGCCGTTATAAAGGATAGTAGGTAAATCCGCTATCCAAGGTGAGAGGCGACAGCGAGTGGATCGATGAGAGAAGCGAAGCGGGGTAAGTCATGGTGCCGGGAAATACTGTCTAAGGCTAGGTTATAAAAGACCGTACCGTAAACCGACACAGGTAGGTAGGATGAGAAATCTAAGGCGCTCGAGAGAACTCGCGTTAAGGAACTCGGCAAAATGCACACGTAACTTAGGGAAAAGTGTGGCCTCTGTTTAGTAATGAGTGGAGGTAGCATAAAGCAGGCCCAGGCGACTGTTTATCAAAAACACAGCCATCTGCGAATCAGTAATGAGACGTATAGGTGGTGACACCTGCCCGGTGCCGGAAGGTTAAGAGGAGCGGTTAGCAGTAATGCGAAGCTGTCAATTGAAGCCCCGGTAAACGGCGGCCGTAACTATAACGGTCCTAAGGTAGCGAAATTCCTTGTCGGGTAAGTTCCGACCCGCACGAATGGTGTAACGTATCTGGGCACTGTCTCAACGCGAGGCTCGGTGAAATTTATATACCGGTAAAGAAGCCGGTTACCCATAGTTAGACGGAAAGACCCCGTGAACCTTCACCGTAACTTACTATTGGGACTTGGTTTATCATGTGTAGAATAGGTGGGAAACTATGAAGCTTGCTCGTTAGGGTGAGTGGAGTTGCCAAGTGAAATACCACCCTTGATGAATTAGGTTTCTAACCTGTTCCGTGAAGCCGGAATAGGAACAGTGGTAGGCAGGCGGTTTGACTGGGGCGGTCGCCTCCTAAAATGTAACGGAGGTGCGCGAAGGTCTCCTCACGTCGGTTGGAAATCGACGCAGTGAGTGTAAAGGCACAAGGAGGCTTAACTGCAAGAGTGACAGCTCAAGCAGATACGAAAGTAGGTCTTAGTGATCTGGCGGTAGCGAGTG
Encoded proteins:
- the galE gene encoding UDP-glucose 4-epimerase GalE, with amino-acid sequence MRVLVIGGAGYIGSHVVKAMLEAGHSVTVFDNLSTGQLCNIFPGTEFIAGDTRHSDDIDAAFARGFDGAVYLAAFKAVGESMAAPEKYSINNISATMNILNAAVKHGCLRFVFSSSAAVYGSPEYLPIDEKHPKNPESYYGFTKLKTEEFLQWYDRLKGLKFASLRYFNAAGYDPKGAVKGLERNPQNLLPIIMEVAAGMRKELQIFGNDYPTRDGTCIRDYVHVSDLAKAHTDALHYIDKKNSSLIVNLGSEVGITVSEMLTAARTITGKAIPARFVGRRAGDPAELYATSQHARETIGWNPQYSDVKTLIESTWDMYKNL
- a CDS encoding PTS sugar transporter subunit IIA; protein product: MNLKTVLTPETVNLHLKGTSKEEIIDELLDMLVQAGKVKDKAVARACVLDRERKMSTGMKHGIAIPHGKTDSVSDLVACIGISDHPVDFDSLDQEPCRIFIMTLSPIDKTGPHLQFLAEVSLLFKSAEKRQEILNATDKSDIIRILTE